A portion of the Streptomyces erythrochromogenes genome contains these proteins:
- a CDS encoding SWIM zinc finger family protein, translating to MSRSIQALAYARPSALTTEGGAGLLGLETSGGLTPVGREAHPQFFAGFLSSPQAAARGLLAVADVAAARYYQRTLRASLDPVVTAGGDRLRFESFSGCCGVYARLDVLPEGLDGADTGHGTTNVDVNNPLREALSRLSGDEPLHLRVGPDELAVTTLDGPVVEKKVPLPDRWLRGFAESQVITAAFDLRAELSAAEAVRFLRSLPRTTGTGPGSRAPLWVVPAGRTLRPTTRPVPGAVCLPGPERLTALQRVLRHATALRVYGPAGHDGAATAAAWEVAMPGMRLTLTLSPEPSRGFSGEGAVLEALAGDEAAADADLVSVLLSWEPRIDIADLAAQSGLSPQRVRAALTRLGTAGRVGYDAADAAYFHRELPYDAHRAEARNPRLTAARTLLADGAVHLHTPATTGSGTATVRSGERRYQVREAPGGVLSCTCQWWADYRGRRGPCKHALAVRMAHRERTTTATPSLTTNADTTTAAAGDTR from the coding sequence ATGAGCCGATCCATCCAGGCACTCGCCTACGCACGCCCGTCCGCCCTCACCACCGAAGGCGGCGCCGGCCTCCTCGGACTGGAGACCTCCGGCGGGCTGACCCCGGTGGGCCGCGAGGCCCACCCGCAGTTCTTCGCCGGGTTCCTGAGCTCGCCTCAGGCCGCCGCCCGGGGCCTGCTCGCCGTCGCCGACGTCGCCGCAGCCCGCTACTACCAGCGCACCCTGCGGGCCTCCCTCGACCCGGTCGTCACGGCCGGCGGCGACCGGCTGCGCTTCGAGTCCTTCTCCGGCTGCTGCGGGGTCTACGCCCGGCTCGACGTACTCCCCGAAGGCCTCGACGGCGCCGACACCGGCCACGGCACCACCAACGTCGACGTCAACAACCCGCTGCGCGAAGCCCTGTCCCGGCTCAGCGGCGACGAACCCCTCCACCTGCGGGTCGGCCCCGACGAACTGGCCGTCACCACCCTGGACGGACCCGTGGTGGAGAAGAAGGTCCCGCTGCCCGACCGCTGGCTGCGCGGCTTCGCCGAATCCCAGGTGATCACCGCCGCCTTCGACCTGCGCGCCGAGTTGTCCGCGGCCGAGGCCGTACGCTTCCTGCGCTCCCTCCCGCGCACCACCGGCACCGGACCGGGCAGCCGGGCACCCCTGTGGGTGGTCCCCGCCGGCCGCACCCTGCGCCCCACCACCCGCCCCGTCCCCGGCGCCGTCTGCCTGCCCGGCCCCGAGCGACTCACCGCCCTGCAGCGGGTGCTGCGGCACGCCACCGCACTGCGCGTGTACGGGCCCGCCGGCCACGACGGCGCCGCCACCGCCGCCGCCTGGGAGGTCGCCATGCCCGGCATGCGCCTGACCCTCACCCTCTCCCCGGAGCCCAGCCGCGGGTTCTCCGGCGAGGGCGCCGTCCTGGAGGCACTGGCCGGCGACGAGGCCGCCGCCGACGCCGACCTGGTGTCCGTGCTGCTCTCCTGGGAACCGCGCATCGACATCGCCGACCTCGCCGCCCAGAGCGGACTGAGCCCGCAGCGCGTACGCGCCGCCCTGACCCGGCTCGGCACCGCCGGCCGCGTCGGCTACGACGCCGCGGACGCCGCCTACTTCCACCGCGAACTGCCCTACGACGCCCACCGAGCCGAAGCCCGCAACCCCCGCCTCACCGCCGCCCGCACCCTCCTCGCCGACGGCGCGGTCCACCTCCACACCCCCGCCACCACCGGGTCGGGCACCGCGACCGTCCGCTCCGGCGAGCGCCGCTACCAGGTCCGCGAAGCCCCCGGCGGCGTCCTGAGCTGCACCTGCCAGTGGTGGGCCGACTACCGCGGCCGCCGCGGCCCCTGCAAACACGCCCTCGCCGTCCGCATGGCCCACCGCGAACGGACCACCACCGCCACCCCCTCCCTCACCACCAACGCCGACACCACCACCGCTGCTGCCGGAGACACCCGATGA
- a CDS encoding NUDIX domain-containing protein has protein sequence MTSAPPAPTVPFSRIKIRTAALVFCGDEVALIRRDRAGSTHYSPPGGNVEDGEDLTCALRRELAEELGLDIGLAEGGDLLWVVDQRVTRPGPTPPPRKLHLIHRLHITPELRATLAEEELDEQPDGSHEVGVIEWIDYRGAAGLPLFPPIGAALAALPDPRAATADAALAAVTDDNYTWV, from the coding sequence ATGACTTCCGCTCCCCCGGCACCGACGGTCCCGTTCTCCCGCATCAAGATCCGCACCGCGGCCCTGGTGTTCTGCGGGGACGAGGTCGCGCTCATCCGCCGCGACCGCGCCGGCTCCACCCACTACAGCCCGCCGGGCGGGAACGTGGAGGACGGCGAGGACCTCACCTGCGCCCTGCGCCGGGAGCTCGCCGAGGAACTCGGCCTGGACATCGGCCTCGCCGAGGGCGGCGACCTGCTGTGGGTCGTCGACCAGCGCGTCACCCGTCCCGGGCCCACACCGCCCCCGCGCAAGCTGCACCTGATCCACCGCCTGCACATCACCCCCGAGCTGCGCGCCACCCTCGCCGAGGAGGAACTGGACGAACAGCCCGACGGGAGCCACGAGGTCGGCGTGATCGAGTGGATCGACTACCGCGGGGCCGCCGGGCTCCCGCTCTTCCCGCCGATCGGTGCCGCTCTCGCCGCGCTGCCCGACCCCCGCGCGGCCACCGCCGACGCCGCCCTGGCCGCCGTCACCGACGACAACTACACGTGGGTGTGA
- a CDS encoding YqjF family protein — protein MPPTPPAEPPEPAEQPPGPAEQPAGPAEPITADPPRPARAHRPLLTQSWLDLAFLHWPADPADVAPLLPAGTTPDTLDGLTYVGLVAFRMHRVGWFRLPGIPYLGSFPETNVRLYSVDAHGRRGVVFRSLDASRLLPVLAARTAFRLPYVWSRMSVRRDGPTLTYTSSRRWPGPRGAHSTITVRTGERIEEPTALEHFLTARWGMHSDFGGRLLYLPNSHPRWPLHRAELLGCDENLVAAAGLRPPAGPPVSVLYSPGVPVRFTRPPRRPN, from the coding sequence ATGCCGCCCACGCCGCCCGCCGAGCCCCCCGAGCCCGCAGAGCAGCCTCCCGGGCCCGCAGAGCAGCCTGCCGGGCCCGCCGAGCCGATAACGGCCGATCCGCCCCGCCCCGCCCGCGCGCACAGGCCCCTGCTCACCCAGTCCTGGCTCGACCTGGCCTTCCTGCACTGGCCCGCCGACCCCGCCGACGTCGCCCCGCTGCTCCCGGCCGGCACCACGCCGGACACCCTGGACGGCCTCACCTACGTCGGCCTCGTCGCGTTCCGCATGCACCGCGTCGGCTGGTTCCGCCTCCCCGGCATCCCCTACCTGGGCTCCTTCCCCGAGACCAACGTCCGCCTCTACTCGGTCGACGCCCACGGCCGCCGCGGCGTGGTCTTCCGCTCCCTCGACGCCTCCCGCCTCCTCCCGGTCCTCGCCGCCCGCACCGCGTTCCGCCTCCCGTACGTGTGGTCACGCATGTCGGTCCGCCGCGACGGCCCCACCCTCACCTACACCAGCAGCCGGCGCTGGCCCGGCCCGCGCGGCGCGCACAGCACGATCACCGTGCGGACCGGCGAACGCATCGAGGAGCCGACCGCCCTCGAACACTTCCTGACCGCCCGCTGGGGCATGCACAGCGACTTCGGCGGCCGGCTGCTGTACCTGCCCAACAGCCACCCGCGCTGGCCGCTGCACCGCGCCGAACTCCTCGGCTGCGACGAGAACCTGGTGGCCGCCGCCGGCCTGCGGCCGCCCGCCGGCCCGCCCGTGAGCGTGCTGTACTCCCCGGGAGTCCCCGTACGGTTCACCCGCCCGCCCCGCCGGCCGAACTGA
- a CDS encoding serine hydrolase domain-containing protein: protein MTLRTTATAARVALVGLAAAAMAATTLTVPAQAAPDPGPDPAADRAAARAGHAATRRAMDAEVRAGIPGITAQARDTRGVWKAASGVGDLATGTPRGTDDRFRIGSITKTFVAVVLLQMETEGKLRLDDTVEHHLPGLVRGNGNDGGTITVRRLLNHTSGLFDYLADEEYLQTYMLGDGYLRHRYDTLPPAQHVQVALSHPPLFSPGDRFSYSNTNYVLAALIIEKAGGRSYEAEVRDRIIRPLGLKATTNPGNSIHIPRPSSRAYSKLFAQAPDRIDDVTEMNGSQGRADGDIISTAGDLNRFYRALMRGELLAPRQLAAMKTTVEIRERPDMAYGLGITRMRTSCGTTLWGHGGGMVGSTSLAVTTENGGHQLAYNRNGDWSLPTAPEAIMEAEYCPTPTPTPAPAPAS from the coding sequence ATGACGTTACGCACGACCGCTACGGCCGCACGGGTCGCCCTGGTGGGCCTGGCGGCGGCCGCGATGGCGGCCACCACCCTCACCGTCCCCGCCCAGGCCGCCCCCGACCCCGGCCCGGACCCCGCCGCGGACCGGGCCGCCGCGCGGGCGGGGCACGCGGCGACCCGGCGCGCCATGGACGCCGAAGTCCGGGCCGGCATCCCCGGCATCACGGCCCAGGCCCGCGACACCCGCGGCGTCTGGAAGGCGGCCTCCGGCGTCGGCGACCTGGCCACCGGCACCCCCCGCGGCACCGACGACCGGTTCCGGATCGGCAGCATCACCAAGACCTTCGTGGCCGTCGTCCTGCTCCAGATGGAAACGGAAGGCAAACTCCGCCTCGACGACACCGTCGAGCACCATCTGCCGGGCCTGGTGAGGGGCAACGGCAACGACGGCGGCACGATCACCGTGCGCCGGCTCCTCAACCACACCTCCGGCCTCTTCGACTACCTGGCCGACGAGGAGTACCTGCAGACGTACATGCTCGGCGACGGCTACCTGCGGCACCGCTACGACACCCTGCCGCCCGCCCAGCACGTGCAGGTGGCCCTCTCCCACCCGCCGCTGTTCTCTCCCGGCGACCGCTTCTCGTACTCCAACACCAACTACGTCCTGGCCGCGCTGATCATCGAGAAGGCGGGCGGACGTTCCTACGAGGCCGAGGTCCGCGACCGCATCATCAGGCCCCTGGGCCTCAAGGCCACCACCAACCCCGGCAACAGCATCCACATCCCCCGCCCCAGCAGCCGCGCCTACTCCAAACTGTTCGCGCAGGCCCCCGACCGGATCGACGACGTCACCGAGATGAACGGCTCGCAGGGCCGGGCCGACGGCGACATCATCTCCACCGCCGGCGACCTCAACCGCTTCTACCGCGCCCTGATGCGCGGCGAGCTCCTCGCCCCCCGCCAGCTGGCCGCCATGAAGACCACGGTGGAGATCCGCGAACGCCCCGACATGGCCTACGGGCTCGGCATCACCCGGATGCGCACGAGCTGCGGCACCACGCTGTGGGGCCACGGCGGAGGCATGGTCGGCTCGACCTCCCTGGCCGTCACCACCGAGAACGGCGGCCACCAGCTCGCCTACAACCGCAACGGGGACTGGAGCCTGCCGACCGCCCCGGAGGCCATCATGGAAGCCGAATACTGCCCCACCCCCACCCCCACCCCCGCCCCCGCCCCCGCTTCCTGA
- a CDS encoding alpha/beta hydrolase codes for MQTRSAVAPRGRVVGAMALVLTAVTALTGAAPAPATATVAAPADSVSSAEADPPVPVLSWGPCTGPQDGFECATARVPLDHRRPGGPTIALAVTRRPAADPARRTGVLLLHPGGPGNSGVDFARNSHAALPAALRDSFDVVGYDMRGVARSGQVECWDDKEYAAAVDAARAVPGPGAVHRAVRQGADFEAACRQRSGGLVPFVGTGFNARDIDLLRRALGEETLSFYGRSFGSYVGTLYAAQFPRRVRAMVLDGAYDPRLYAEVPYAYDAAQFAALDAAVGRFLDWCAGNAAVCGFGGGRPRQAFDDLKRALDANPVITASGRPATGYTLAYRLMFNINAGKEIWPYLGEALRAAQARQASFLLSPPSPASFDFLTVNTAVECADRVYPAGRLLLGALVGAHAASAPLLGPPIGLGPPTYDHNHAPACVQWQADRPSRYEGSYRAAGSAPILVLGTTGDPDTPYQDAVALAGTLENGRLLTFAAEGHTAYNRSACVSALATGYLATLTLPARGTVCADEAPPEPVGRRAAGLEVDETRDVIPVLR; via the coding sequence ATGCAGACCCGTTCCGCCGTCGCCCCGCGCGGGCGCGTGGTGGGGGCGATGGCCCTCGTCCTGACCGCGGTCACCGCGCTGACGGGGGCCGCGCCCGCGCCCGCGACCGCGACCGTCGCGGCGCCCGCCGACTCGGTGTCCTCGGCCGAGGCCGATCCGCCCGTGCCCGTCCTGTCCTGGGGCCCCTGCACCGGCCCGCAGGACGGCTTCGAGTGCGCGACCGCCCGGGTACCGCTGGACCACCGCCGGCCGGGCGGGCCCACGATCGCCCTCGCCGTCACCCGGCGGCCCGCGGCCGACCCGGCCCGCCGCACCGGTGTGCTGCTGCTGCACCCGGGCGGGCCGGGCAACTCCGGTGTGGACTTCGCCCGTAACAGCCACGCCGCCCTGCCCGCCGCCCTGCGCGACTCCTTCGACGTCGTCGGCTACGACATGCGGGGGGTGGCGCGCAGCGGCCAGGTGGAGTGCTGGGACGACAAGGAGTACGCGGCCGCCGTGGACGCCGCGCGCGCCGTGCCCGGCCCGGGTGCCGTGCACCGGGCCGTCCGGCAGGGCGCCGACTTCGAAGCCGCCTGCCGGCAGCGCTCGGGCGGCCTGGTGCCGTTCGTCGGCACCGGCTTCAACGCCCGGGACATCGACCTGCTGCGCCGGGCGCTGGGCGAGGAGACGCTGTCCTTCTACGGCCGTTCCTTCGGCAGTTACGTCGGCACCCTCTACGCGGCGCAGTTCCCGCGGCGGGTGCGGGCGATGGTCCTGGACGGGGCCTACGACCCGCGCCTGTACGCGGAGGTGCCCTACGCCTACGACGCCGCGCAGTTCGCCGCCCTGGACGCGGCGGTCGGCCGGTTCCTGGACTGGTGCGCGGGCAACGCGGCCGTCTGCGGGTTCGGCGGGGGCCGGCCGCGGCAGGCCTTCGACGACCTCAAGCGGGCGCTGGACGCGAACCCGGTCATCACCGCGAGCGGACGTCCGGCCACCGGCTACACCCTCGCCTACCGCCTGATGTTCAACATCAACGCGGGCAAGGAGATCTGGCCCTACCTGGGCGAGGCGCTGCGGGCGGCGCAGGCCCGCCAGGCCTCGTTCCTGCTGTCCCCGCCGTCGCCGGCGTCCTTCGACTTCCTGACGGTGAACACGGCCGTCGAGTGCGCCGACCGCGTCTACCCGGCCGGCCGGCTGCTCCTGGGCGCGCTGGTCGGCGCGCACGCCGCGTCGGCTCCGCTGCTGGGGCCCCCGATCGGTCTCGGGCCGCCCACCTACGACCACAACCACGCGCCGGCGTGCGTCCAGTGGCAGGCGGACCGGCCGAGCCGTTACGAGGGCTCCTACCGGGCGGCGGGTTCCGCGCCGATCCTGGTCCTGGGGACGACCGGGGACCCCGACACCCCCTACCAGGACGCCGTGGCCCTCGCCGGGACGCTGGAGAACGGCCGGCTGCTGACCTTCGCCGCCGAGGGGCACACCGCCTACAACCGCAGCGCGTGCGTCAGCGCCCTGGCCACCGGCTACCTCGCCACGCTGACGCTGCCCGCGCGGGGCACCGTCTGCGCGGACGAGGCGCCCCCGGAACCGGTCGGGCGGCGCGCCGCGGGCCTGGAGGTCGACGAGACGCGCGATGTGATCCCCGTGCTGCGCTGA
- a CDS encoding CPCC family cysteine-rich protein, protein MDTRRPCPCCGHLVFDTEDGWPGSYAICPVCSWQDDPEQFRRPFMPRGANHVSLVEAQLNFRAYEACDQRGRRFARPAADDEPLDAAWRPIDPATDFFEDSGDTELRPWPEDGAVLCWWLPSFWGVPEDPAHDPARRLVIDVGPVRSERDLHEVLKRELGFPPFYGMNPDAFWDAITGLVAMPAHLRFTGWAELELREPRAAAVLRDQLEKYAETAADFTVVYDPRHGTL, encoded by the coding sequence GTGGACACCCGTCGCCCGTGCCCCTGTTGTGGTCATCTCGTCTTCGACACCGAAGACGGTTGGCCCGGCTCCTACGCCATCTGCCCGGTCTGCTCCTGGCAGGACGACCCGGAGCAGTTCCGCCGGCCGTTCATGCCGCGCGGCGCGAACCACGTGTCGCTCGTCGAGGCCCAGCTCAACTTCCGTGCCTACGAAGCCTGCGACCAGCGGGGCAGGCGGTTCGCCAGGCCCGCAGCGGACGACGAACCCCTGGACGCGGCCTGGCGCCCGATCGACCCCGCCACCGACTTCTTCGAGGACTCCGGGGACACGGAGCTGCGTCCTTGGCCCGAAGACGGGGCGGTCCTGTGCTGGTGGCTCCCCTCGTTCTGGGGCGTCCCCGAGGACCCCGCACACGATCCCGCCCGCCGGCTGGTCATCGACGTCGGCCCGGTCCGCAGCGAGCGTGACCTCCACGAGGTCCTCAAGCGGGAACTCGGCTTCCCGCCGTTCTACGGCATGAACCCGGACGCGTTCTGGGACGCGATCACCGGCCTCGTCGCCATGCCCGCGCACCTGCGGTTCACCGGCTGGGCCGAGCTGGAGCTGCGGGAACCGCGGGCCGCGGCCGTGCTCCGCGACCAGCTGGAGAAGTACGCGGAGACGGCCGCGGACTTCACCGTCGTCTACGACCCCCGGCACGGCACCCTGTGA